The sequence GTGAGCAGAGCGGGTTCGCCCCTTTTCCGGCTCCTAGAGGCACCTGCCTTTCCCGGATCAcagcccctcctccaccttcaAGTCTCCTCTTCAGTGTGTCGctggccctcctgcctccctctcatgGGGACCCCATGGGACATTGGGCTCACCCGGCTACTCCTTTGCCGGGGAGCATTCACGGGTATCGGGCACTGGAACGTGGGGAAGAGCCACTAGGCAGCCCACTGTGTCCTGGATGTGTGGTTTGGGGTCCGTCCTTTGTGTCCCCCAGCACCCACAGGTCATCTTCACCCCCGAGACACCAGcatcctgcagcagctcaggcacTGGCCCCTTGATCAGGCTGTGCCTGAGCCCCACATGGTCATGTAGCCACACTTGCCGCAAAGGAGTCTGGAAAGTGTCAGTTTTTACCTGTCCCAATGATATGGTCCCCCTTCCCCCCCAGGGGGGTGGAGAGGACAGACCTGGGTGGGAAAGGATAAGCCTCTGGTCACCTATGACAAACTCCCTCAGAGAGGGAGCCTGTCTGCATCTGTCCGTCCTCGCCCCAGACAGCAAGCAGTCTGGTGCACAGGACACTCAGCTCAGCCCAGTCCGTCGTGGCTTTGCCCAGCAGGACCCCAGGCAAGGCTGGGCCTTGGGGGGAGGTCTGAGGGCCACCAGCTCTGAAGTGCTGCATCCAGGCCTCTGCTCTGGCCAGGACAGGAAGTGTGAGTGGCTGCCGCCCCAGCAGCTCCCTTAGGGCCCCCCGGGCACCCCAGCTGGTGATGAGACAGATGGCCGTGGCAGCAGGTGTCTGCAGCACACAAGCTGCCCCAGTTACAGGTTCCTGTCCTTGATGTGGGCAAGTGTCACCTGATCTTGGTCAGCAGAGGGCCGTGACCAAAGGCACTTGGGGAGCAGCGTGCCGCGGGGCTGCTCCCCTCCATGAGGTGTGCTGGCGCCCCTTGGCCCCCAAGGACGGAGCCCCAGCATCACTCAGCAGCCACCCTCTTGGCCAGAATGAGGACTTGGGCGCTAGAGCCTCCAGGCTCTGGCGGAGAACTCCGGGTGCAGAGGAAGTGCCCCACCTGAGGGCGccgggtgagggtggggtgggccaGGGAAGGGGCTGCCCACCCGAGGGGCTCGGCCCTGCCTGGGGAGCCTGACCCAGGCAACCCCGGGCTCAGCTGCTCACCTGGAGGGGTCTCGGGCAGCACAAGGCCCAGCGGGGGCTCCACCCAGGACAGCTCTCATCTGGTGGCGTCTACATTATGATAACGGCTTCGGATGAAGGCAACAAAAAGCCCAAACAGTGGAAATTCAcaaagactgaaaatatatttatctttaaggATCACGCTGGTTCTTCTTGAAAGTAACTCGGTTAAGATCATCGCAGGAGGAAAGGAATGAACATGATAAAAGTTAGACACAGGAGAGGGGCGTCCCGTCCCCCACCCGGGGCACCTCGGAGGGTCCCCGACACGCGCTGGCGGCGGACAGACCCGCGCAGGCGACGGGCTCTCTTCAGCTCAGGCCTAGAAGTATGTCAGCTCATCGTGCCTGCTTTTGTTGGTCTGGTAGCTGGACAAGGTCAAGGGCTTGTTCTCGTGCGGGAGGCTTTCAAACACCCGAAGGTGCACGAAGTCGTCATCGTCAACTTGAACCTGGAACGACAGCTGAGTGAGGGGCAGGCGCCGCCCCGTCCCCTCGTCCCCGGCTCCGCTGGACCTGGCAGGACCAGGGAGGAAGGCCCTGGACGCCTGGAGGCTGCGTCCCGTCGGCTCCCCAGCAACCGGGCGGATGACACGCCCAGCCTTCCTCATTCAAGTGCAGGGGACGCCCTCGCGGCCCCGACGCGCCCTCCATCAGAGCCCCCTCCAAGCAGGCCGACGTGCGCGCGTGCACCCCTTGTTTTCGAGGGCCTGCAACCCCTGCCCTCCCACGAGTCCCCACCTCAGGGCAGACCCTCCTGCGAGGCTGACGCCTACCTTGATGAAGAGGTTCCTGCCAGCGACCACCTGGCTCTTGAACTCCACGGCCTTGAACACCGGGAAGGTCTTattctccttctcctccagctGGGACTTCACCTGGGCGCGGACAGACAGGTGAGCGCACCGCCATCTGCCACCGAGTTCCGAGCCGCCCTCGGCTGACTTCCGACAGCATGAgcgttcttttgtcttttcagggctgcacccgcggcacacggagggtcccaggctcggggctgaattagagctgcggccgctggcccaccccacagccacagccacgcgggatccaagccacgtctgcagcccacaccagagatcacagcaatgccagattcccccacccactgagtgaggccagggatcgaacccacatcctcatggttgacCCCCCCgccactagttgggtttgttaccactgagccaggatgggaacacctcctttttttttttttttaatttaactttttttttaaggccacaactgcagcatgcggaagttcccaggctaggggtcgaatcggagctgcagctgccagcctccgccacagccacggcaactcctGATCTGAGCCGACTTTGTGACAAGCTGCCtggggcaacgccagacccttaacccactgagcgaggccagggatcttcaCAGACTCTATGGCCGGTgctcaacctgctgagccgcaatgggaactctggcccgACCGTTAAACTGTCGGCTCTGTTGACAAACTACAGAAAACAGTCCCTTAATTCTGCTGCGGGGTCAGCGGTACCATTGCCCTGCACGACCTGCCTTTCTTCTCCAGGCGTGAGATATAGCTTTGTATTTTCATCATCACGACAAGTTCACACCCTATTTCTCTTTGTTACGTAGCCAGTGCATTTGAAAGACtatacaggtttttaaaaatgtgtgtgtttgaaagactatttgaaaggtttttaaagatgtgtgtgtttgaaagactatttgaaaggtttttaaaaatgtgtgtgtttgaaagactatttgaaaggtttttaaaaatgtgtgtgtttgaaagactatttgaaaggtttttaaaaatgtgtgtgtttgtactttatgtgggtttctttctgtttatttaggACCAGAGACTAtacaccaaattttttttttttttttttttttctgtacctgtggcatgcggaatttccctggccagggatcaaacctgagccacacaCAGTCGTCACAAAGCTGACTCCTTACCAGCgagaccaccaggggactctgtGTATATAGTTTATTTACTATGTGACCCTTGAAAacgaaaacattttattttattttactttggtctttttgccttttctagggccacttccgcagcatgtggagattcccaggctagggtctaatcggagctgtagccaccggcctacgccagagccatagcaacgtgggatccgagccaccgcgtctgcaacctacaccacagctcgcagcaacgctggatccttaacccactgagcaaggccagggatcgaacccacaacctcatggttcctagtcggattcgttaaccactgcgccacgacgggaactccaaaactaaaacattttaatatgttaAGTCAAATTTAATGTTCAATTTAAATCTACTCTTCCATCTGATAGATAGGCCTTCATTTCCTTAAGCATTCCCACGCTCTCCTGTAACAGATAATACAGCAGGTAAAATGCTTTGCTGCATTTTTAGATGCCTTCCTTTGGGAGCAGTTACTGGCACACAGTGACTGGGCTTTTGGATCAGTGCTGATTTCCAAGGTCTCGCTTGGCCTTTCAGGAATTGAGCATCTGTACGGAGAAAGGGGCGGGCAGGTCTGGTTTGGTTTTGACTTTGGAATCTCATCTAGGAcgtccctgggggctcagcagcttaaggatctggcgttgtcactgctgcggtccGGGTCTCAGCTctggcgagggttcgatccctggctggcaaACATCCTCATGCCAGGAGCaacgacaaaaaaataataatcataaaattagaaaaaaaaaaaaaaaaacctaatctaGTTTCAAACCTGGCTGCTCTCAGGATCACCGGCAGGCACTAGGGCACAGTGACTCTGTACTGGAGTCACCGGACCTTTCAGTGAAGCCAGGAAGCACGCTAGGGACGAGGGGATCTCTGTCACTGAGTCCAGTGCGTCCCTGTGGCAAAGGCTGCGTGGCCTTCCAGGGCGGAGAAGATGGACAGAAAGGAGAGGACGGAGGGTCAGCCAGAAGCCAGGCTGCCTTCTCTCCGCGTGGCTGCCGAGGTGGCGGTGTGTGTGCCCCGGGGGCCAGTGCCCACCCGAGTCTGAATTCTCACCTGGGGAGCCTTCTCCCTGGGAGGTGCCGGGCGAGGTCTGCGGGGAAGTGACCCTGCAGATAGTTTACAAGCCCAGGGGGCTGAGGGACAGCCCCAAGCCCCCCGGGAGGCGGGAACAATCTCTCGGTATCAGGAGTGGAGGCAGGAAAGCCCCTGCCCTTTGCAAGCACAGGTGAGAAACCCCCGCCCCAACAGAGGCGGCGGAACACGGAATGTGGAGGCCACCAACGCCAGGCCAGGCCACAGCCCGGGGGCCGGCAGTTGTTGACCAGGAGAAAGGTGGGCTGGGCTGTGGCCAAGGGGACCTGCCAGTTCCCAGCCCTGAGGGGCCCAGGAGGAACGGAGAGAAGGCTCTGAGACAGGAGCTGACCACTCGATGAGGTGGGACAGAAGGAACCACCGTGGCCAGCTTCTGACCGGGGCCCCATCTCCGGCCTCGGTGCTCATCTGCAGCCCAGACCGCTCCCGAAAGCGTCAGTGCCAAGGCCGCCAGACGGTGCCCCTGCCCAGCAGCAACAACAACTGTCCACTGACATGTCACTTTCAAGGGAGGGACATCTAACCCAGCGGCCCTCGAAACAGCAACTCCGTTTTCCCGAGGGAGGTGACACACAGAGTTCACGTGACACGCGGGGACTTTTCAGCCTGGAGAACCAGGAAGAGGTGGGTGGCTGGGCTCTGGGTGGCTGTGGGCTAAGAGCTGTAGGAACCGCCTCCCAGCCCCGCTCACACTCCGCCCTGGGAACTCGCTCATTTTCAAAAGCCCCGAGAGACGGACTCACCGCCACCACGGTTTGCAGATGGTCAGGGCcacctgagcaaggacagggcgCTGACCTCCTGCCTCCAGTTTAGGAAGCGGGGCCGCATTAAAGGAGATGAAAGTTTGTctcctttttccccctcttatcGGAACTCAGCCTTCCTGTGCCCTGAACTTGTCTCGTAAAGCCCGCCCTGCCTCACCGATGACAGGTAGTGCAGGGCGCGCTCCTTCCATCCTCACCGGCTCCTGCCCACCAGGTGCCTCTGGAGGCAGCGCCACAGCCGCCCAGGGTCTGGACCAGGCTCTGCCTGGTTCTGGTGACTGTTTCAAACGTGCACGCAACAAACGTGCAAGTCTGAGTCTAGGGCGCCGGTGTGCCCCGTCCCCAGACTCGCTCACGGTGACCTCACTCACAGGCTGCAGGGTTTGCTGAGCGCTTTTGCGGAATCGTCCCCTCGCGGCCCTCCCTCTGTGCACACCTCGGCTCGCGCCTGACAGGCGTGCAGGGGCATCGTCCTGCGCCCAGCCCGGCCCTCGGGGCGGGGGGATGCGCACGGGCGCACCGCCTCCCTCCCAGCGGCGAGGCCTGCTGCCAACCCCGGCCCCCAGGACCCGGCCCGCCCCTCGCAGCCCTGACCTTGTCGGCGATGGCCTGGATCTCGGCCGTGGCGGGCTGCGTGGCGGAGGGCGCGCCACACATCATCGTGGCGGTGGACGGGCGCAGACACCGGGCGGCGGTCGCGGAGCGACTGTCACGTAGGAGCAGCGGACAGTGGCGGAGTGGCGGACCTCCGCGGAGCACAAATACCTAGAGAGGCGGTCATGTGATGCGCGGGCGGAACCACTACgcaaggcggggcgggggggtggatGCCGGGATCGGAATACGGCGCGGGGCGTCCGGGTTGGGAATGGGGCGCGCGGCACCCCCTTCGCGACGGACGCGGGGAAGGCGCACGGTCGCAGCCTGGGACCCCCGGCAGGCACCGTCTCGGGGCCAAGGGTCGTGTGCTGCAGGGCCATCTCCCCCCCGGAGCTGGGTGGCGTCCTCCCTGCGGCCGAGTCGGGGGGCGGGGCCCGCAGGATGGGGCGCGAGTGGGGGCAGGGCCGGCGGGGTCCGGGGCGGGTGTGGCCCACGCCCAGCGGGAGGGGGCGGAGGGTGGGGACGGTGGGGTTCCGATCCCCCGGGGGTGGACGCTGCCCTGCAGGATGGGGTGTGGGAGTGGGGATGCAGCGCGGGGAATATCGGGAGAGGAGTGGTGGGGGTGGGCGCAGGGTGGGCAcggtgggtgggtgggagttGTCCCAGTCCCGCGCTGCCCTGTGGGGAATGTTGGCCCGGTAGCATGCGGGGTGGAGATGGTTCAGCCTGGCTCCATCCTGGCCCCCCAGACCGCACAGTGCTCCCTGATCCCTCTGCCCTGCCttagttcccccccccccaagtttgATGTGATGACAGGGGGAGGTCCAGAAATGACGCCGGCATTTGGAATCTGGAGAGGAGGGGGCAGCTGGACCTGAGACGTGCGGACAGAGGGGAGAGAAGGCCCCACGCGCAGTCGCCGCCCTGACAGTTCCTCTGCTCACTGCCCTGTTCCTCTGCTCGCCTGGCCCCGGCACCAGCAAAGGTGCCCCACTTGTGTCCACCTGCTGTGTGGGCTGCTGTGTGCATCACAAGTGTGTGCGCTGGGGGCCCAGTGCTGACGTGGGTGGACAGAAAAGGCACAAAGGAGTCCAGTGATGGCGAGCTGATGACTCCTAAGGCCTCGGGCTGGGGCGGGGGTCAGATCCAGGATGTCAGTTAAGGGCTTGGTCCTGATGGGATTTGGCTTAGGATTTAGATGAGGTTCAAGCACCTGGGAGGGGACAGGCCCCTGTCTTATCCAGGAGGGTGGGGCCCATGGGGCTGCCTGGACAGGACCTGCCTTTCAAAAAGATTCAGCCGCCCCCTCCCTGCAGGGCTGCACCCCAGTGGGCGCTGGCCCTCTCCCATGACCGGGTGCTGACTCTGCGGGCTCAGGCCCAGCCTCGCCTCCTGGTGGGCCCAGGGCACAGCCCCAGTAAGAGTGGTGCGTGAGCAGGTGCCAGGAGCTGAGCCTCTAGTGCCTGCCAGGGCAGGTGCAGGAAAGCACCTGAGGTCATGTGTGGTTGAGGCCTGGGAGCCGGGGAGAGACAAATCCAGCAAAGGCCTGAGCGCAGGAGCCAGATTCCGGTGGGGGATTTGCAGCAGGGATCCcagcaggggaaggggaggcgaGCCTCAGCCCCACTCCCACTTGGCTTCTGGGTTAGCAGGTCCTAAAAGGGAACGGAGGAACTGGGGTTCCTGGCCTGCGGTCTACGTGTCTTGAGTCTGGTGGCCTGTGACCACAGGGCCTGTGTCCGTAGAACCTGGAAGGGTCATCTTGCCCTTGAGGATGACTCAGAAGAGCCCATAAACAGTGATGCTTCCTGGAGGGCTGTGGCTCCAGGGCCCTGCGTCCCCTGCTCCTCGTTGATTAGACAAAAATGTGATTGAACAGGTATGGCCAGCACAGAAGGGagcaaaaagagggaaaagaaagccaAGAGGAAACACACTGGAcgtgagtttggttttttttttttctcccccggCTTCACCCacggcattcggaagttcctgggtcaggtatcaaacctacaccacagcagtgacccaatctgCAGCCGTGACAACAGCTGCATCCTTAACCGCCAGGCCATCGGGGAACTCCTACTATTAATTATAAACGAGACATAATTCacgattgaatgaatgaatgagagcgGGATTTGACCCCATAAAAATGCAGAACTCATCTCTGtcgaaaacaaagccaaaaataatgACCAAGAAGGGCAATGTCACTTGGGTTTGGCAGAGACTCCCAggcaggcgggggagggggggcttctaccagagaaaagggaggctgggggtgggggtgggggtccccgaTGGCAGCTGTGGGCCCGAGGAAGCTGGGGCGGGCTCACCACATGCTGGGCATCCTGTGGGATTGATTTCAGGGCCATATTTGGCCCTCTCTGCTTGTCCTGAGTGAGAAGGATGAGGGGCAAAAATTAGGGAAGCTGGCCGGCTGCCGAGCCTTCTGGGGCAATGGCTGCAGAGGCTGCGGGTTGGCTTCCAGATGGTTTTCGCAGAGGTTGTGGGTCAGAGTTCTCTTGTCACATGTATGTGGTTCAGCCACGGTCCCTGTGTTTAGTCACCCTCTCGTGATGCTTTATCAAGTCATCAAGTCGGTGTTGCTTGATGGCTGCATGTCTGGGTCCAGATGCATGTTTTCAAGCTGCCATGGAAGGCAGGCTCTGATGGTCAAATGCTTGGGTGCTGATCCAGCCCTTCCTGGTATTTGCTGTGTGGCATAGGACTAACTGCTACACCTCTCTGTGCCCAAATTAAGCAGTAACTGTCAATGAGCGTAAAACGCTTGGGACGGTGTCTGAGCCCTAGGGTGAGGTGATAATTTGTCACTGTCCTTGTCTGTAATTACTGTACTAACAGGAGTCTTGCTCATACTTAGCGTTAGTTTTCTATCCAGAGGCCCCTGAATGATGCTGACACCTCTCATTCCAATACCGTGGTGTTTCATTTCGCAAGAATCCGGTCTCCCCACCGTCATTCCCATTTGAAATCTGGAGGCAGAAGGATCAAgtttatcctttcttttcttttctctctttggccACGTCCgcatgcagaggttccctgggccagggacagaacccccgccacagcagccacccgcaCCGCTGCAGTCTCGGCGCCAGATCCTTGCCCCGATGAGTCAGGTCGGGATTCCCAGTTTTAAATTCAAGCAGTTTTGAAGTTTCGCTTGTGCTCGCTGCTTTTCCCAGAGTTGGCAGAAGCCCCGGGTTTGTCTTCAGCGTCTCGTGGTCCCTTCTTCCCGCGAGGCCGTCATAGACATGCACgtcttccttcttgccttttggATTCCTCGGCTGGACTAATAATTACATTGATATCAGACGGATGCGCGGGAGGAAATCAGGTTCATTTCTTACATGTAGGAGCCCCGGGGACGTGAGACCAAGAGCAAGCCTGGCAATCGAGGGTCCGGGCCGGGGGCTCCCAGGCCTTGGGGAGCAGAGGCTAGTAACTGACGTGAGCCGTGCAGGGGAGTCTTTCCGATAAAACTCTTATTTCTGGTAGTGGTGCTCGTCTGGTGCAGGCCCCCATCGCAGTTCTTTTGGGTCATTAAGGAAGAGGTAATAGGTTTTCCTGAGTCGGCGGGTTCTCGATGGCAGCAGACTCAGAATAGTCCATGTGCCAAAGGGGCTTGTTCGACTCCCTCCCCACCCGGCTCCTCTGAGTCCCTGGCCGCTTAGGCGGGTGactccttctcccttctcctcagTAGCTTGTGTTTCCTCATGGAAACATTTCATCACCAGAATTTGTTGCTGATTAAATTCTAGCCCGTGGAGTTCCCCAtgcggcgcagtgggttaagaatccaacttctgtggctcaggtcgccgtggaggtgcaggttccatccctggtctggtgcagggggtgaaaggatccaggtaggtggcagctgtggctcggatttaatccctggcgcaggaacttccctgtgctacagGTGTGGGCATTAAAAAAGAAGGAGTCTAGCCCAAGAAACCctgtgtcgggggtgggggtggggggttgggaggttaaaaaaaaaaaaggaaaagaaaggtgaaATGTTTCAACAACGaagcatttattaaatttattaaatttatgttttcatcTTCAATTATAGTGGAAGTCGACCTGGAATTAGGCGCCCACGTGGGCACATCACTCCCCGCCTCCTGCATCGGCACCCATCACAGGCCTGGAGGCCTGGGTATGCTGAGAGCAAAAGCAGGAGGTGGCTTTACGGACAGGTTGGCCCCTcaaagtgaaactgacagcattgatacttgaacctagccagaaccgggatcgggacttgaacccacagttcttcttttttttttttatctcacagcatatggaggttcccaggctagcggtccaatcagaactgcagccaccagcctacactagagctaCAACAATGTAGCggccaagcctcgtctgcaacctgcaccacagttcatggtaatgctagatctttaacccactgactgaggccagggatcgaacctgtgccctcatggatgctagttgggttcgctaactgctgaaccactccaggaactcctgaacccacagtttttaaattagagtcactcacctggtgtctggatttactgaggAACTTTTGCCTCTCtgtgtgcagaaggaattcaccaagagacaaagtaataggcaagaaatagatttttttgttttctttgtttcttaggactgcacctgaagcatatggaggttcccaggctagggggtccaatcagagcatcagctgccagcctataccgcagccacagcaactcgggatctgagccacatctgcaacctctgccacagctcatggcaacgccagatccttaacccactgagagaggccggggtcgaacccgcatcctcatggttactagtcagatttgtttctgctgcaccacaacaggaacttaggaaagagatttattaaggtaggatgcttgtgagagatgccagcagccaggcaaggaggctctgccccgaggatcaggtgggctacagttttatcatccaaggggcgtGGGAGTGGGAGAGGAAcgcctcttcctcttttatttatttatttattttagggttgcacctgcagcatatggaggttcccaggccaggggtctaatcagagctacagctgatggcctacaccacagccacagcaacaccagatctgagccgtgtctgcgacctacaccacagctcatggcaacgcccgatccttaacc is a genomic window of Sus scrofa isolate TJ Tabasco breed Duroc chromosome 13, Sscrofa11.1, whole genome shotgun sequence containing:
- the CSTB gene encoding cystatin-B (The RefSeq protein has 2 substitutions compared to this genomic sequence), whose translation is MMCGAPSATQPATAEIQAIADKVKSQLEEKVNKTFPVFKAVEFKSQVVAGRNLFIKVQVDDDNFVHLRVFESLPHENKPLTLSSYQTNKSRHDELTYF